Proteins found in one Thermodesulfobium sp. 4217-1 genomic segment:
- the prfA gene encoding peptide chain release factor 1 — protein sequence MDFKIFENNILKIINRYDEINELLADLETINNPSKLISLSQEKSELEDIVNDYNELKKLKNSLSELGELKNNEDEEIKILAEEEFQSVEKNINNIESKLLNNILPKNPLDDKNIILEVRAGAGGEEAALFASELLRMYMRYAERKNAKTEIFSINETGIGGIKEAIISIKGKKIYSRLKYESGTHRVQRVPETESGGRIHTSTATVAVLPEADEIDVSIDEKDLKIDTFRAGGAGGQHVNKTDSAVRITHLPTGIIVACQDERSQFQNKDKAMRILAAKILEEKRIASEKEISMSRKVQVGSGDRSEKIRTYNFPQGRVTDHRINLTLFRLNEILDGDIDEIIDALIASENIKKLEMLSLQ from the coding sequence TTGGATTTTAAGATTTTTGAAAACAATATTTTAAAAATAATCAATCGTTATGACGAAATAAACGAGCTCTTAGCGGATTTAGAAACTATAAACAATCCTTCCAAGCTTATTTCTCTTTCTCAAGAAAAGTCAGAGCTAGAAGATATTGTAAACGATTACAATGAGTTGAAAAAACTTAAAAATTCTCTATCTGAGCTTGGGGAACTAAAAAATAATGAAGATGAAGAAATAAAAATTTTAGCCGAAGAAGAGTTTCAAAGCGTCGAAAAAAATATCAATAATATTGAATCAAAGCTCTTAAATAATATTTTGCCAAAAAATCCGCTTGATGACAAAAATATCATTCTTGAAGTCAGAGCAGGCGCTGGAGGAGAAGAGGCAGCCCTATTTGCATCAGAGCTTCTTAGGATGTATATGAGATACGCAGAAAGAAAAAACGCAAAAACTGAAATATTTTCTATCAACGAAACAGGAATTGGTGGCATAAAAGAGGCAATAATATCAATAAAGGGCAAAAAGATATATAGCCGCTTAAAATACGAAAGCGGAACCCATAGAGTCCAAAGAGTTCCTGAAACCGAGTCCGGAGGTAGAATACACACTTCAACTGCTACTGTTGCAGTATTGCCAGAAGCTGATGAAATTGACGTTTCAATCGATGAAAAAGATCTAAAAATTGATACATTTCGTGCTGGAGGCGCAGGAGGCCAGCATGTTAACAAAACAGACTCTGCAGTGAGAATTACCCACTTGCCTACTGGAATAATAGTAGCTTGTCAAGATGAGCGTTCTCAGTTTCAAAATAAAGACAAGGCAATGAGAATCCTTGCAGCAAAAATATTGGAAGAAAAAAGAATTGCATCAGAAAAAGAAATTTCAATGTCAAGAAAAGTACAGGTTGGATCAGGAGATAGAAGCGAAAAAATTAGAACATATAATTTTCCTCAAGGCAGAGTTACAGATCACAGAATAAATCTTACTCTGTTTAGACTAAATGAGATCCTGGATGGCGACATAGATGAAATAATAGACGCACTTATCGCATCAGAAAATATAAAAAAGTTAGAGATGCTATCTCTTCAATAA
- a CDS encoding DUF1292 domain-containing protein, with product MEEDREFDELEIFEIEEEGVKKQYELLDKFELEDKVYFVLTPYLEEEEIDSEFIPEISIFRQESDNFLTPVVIFGAEDTKVDESLTDEEFDKIYQYLKDSFDFEDIPE from the coding sequence GTGGAAGAAGATAGAGAGTTTGATGAATTAGAAATATTTGAAATTGAAGAAGAAGGGGTAAAAAAGCAATATGAGCTTCTCGATAAATTTGAGCTTGAGGATAAGGTGTATTTTGTTTTAACTCCATATCTTGAAGAAGAGGAAATAGATAGCGAATTTATACCTGAGATATCGATATTTAGACAGGAATCTGATAACTTTTTAACCCCAGTAGTAATATTTGGTGCCGAGGATACCAAAGTAGATGAATCTTTGACTGATGAGGAATTTGACAAAATATATCAATATTTAAAGGACAGTTTTGATTTCGAAGACATCCCAGAATAG
- the mltG gene encoding endolytic transglycosylase MltG, translated as MVIFNFPYVLFYRLPNSINFHVYSGESSMTVLDRLYKAYDVSPSILTDLYLRLRNFEPKAGNYKLSGSFLESTDIIQQGSKSFIKVTFPEGQRIQDMTLTLKEDGYDGYKEYENIASNDLGSFSDKYPFLKGINSKTLEGFMFPDTFFIGKNDPPKEIIDMQLSDFEKKVWPLIKDRKDYYDVLKLASLVEGEAKVDKERPIIASVFLNRLKINMPLESCASVEYFLPVHKDVLSYADTRIESPYNTYLHYGLPPTPINSPSIKSIEAVLHPANTNYLYFVAKGDGTHFFSRTYEEQQAFIKSLGG; from the coding sequence TTGGTAATTTTCAACTTCCCTTATGTATTATTCTATAGATTACCAAATAGTATAAATTTTCATGTTTATAGCGGTGAATCGTCTATGACAGTATTGGATAGGCTATATAAAGCATACGATGTTAGTCCGTCTATATTGACTGATTTATACCTAAGATTAAGAAATTTTGAACCCAAAGCTGGCAACTATAAGTTATCGGGAAGTTTTCTAGAATCTACGGATATCATTCAACAGGGATCAAAGAGCTTTATAAAAGTTACATTTCCGGAGGGACAAAGGATTCAAGATATGACGCTTACTTTGAAAGAAGATGGTTATGACGGTTATAAAGAATATGAAAATATTGCATCTAATGATTTAGGATCATTTTCTGATAAATATCCGTTTTTAAAGGGTATTAATTCTAAAACCTTAGAAGGGTTTATGTTTCCTGACACATTTTTTATTGGGAAAAACGATCCGCCAAAAGAAATTATAGATATGCAGCTCAGCGATTTTGAAAAAAAGGTTTGGCCACTTATTAAAGACAGAAAAGATTATTACGATGTGTTAAAGCTTGCTTCTTTGGTGGAAGGAGAGGCGAAGGTAGACAAGGAAAGACCAATAATTGCTTCGGTTTTTTTGAACAGGCTAAAAATAAATATGCCGTTGGAATCTTGCGCCAGTGTTGAGTATTTTTTGCCAGTCCATAAAGACGTGCTTTCCTATGCTGATACTAGAATTGAATCTCCTTACAATACTTATCTACATTACGGTTTGCCGCCAACGCCTATCAACAGCCCATCGATAAAATCAATTGAGGCAGTTCTTCATCCCGCTAATACAAATTATCTGTACTTTGTAGCAAAAGGAGATGGAACTCACTTTTTCTCAAGGACATATGAGGAACAACAAGCCTTTATAAAAAGTCTTGGAGGTTGA
- a CDS encoding SPOR domain-containing protein yields MKNKMVYVVIIIFSCLLSFFGFYLLGKGFNVIFFNKPHTQTVASNENNNVAVQAPVQNRESNSNINSQQKVYNTETKSSEDSKASSEENNKSTVNEPQTNNVKNSKNLLYKVRLGPFDDEQDSVGTKNELFKLGYSSILLKANGAYWLQLAALNNREDALNLVNNLKLKGINAKIISEQ; encoded by the coding sequence TTGAAAAATAAAATGGTTTATGTTGTCATAATAATATTTTCCTGTTTATTATCTTTTTTTGGATTTTATTTACTTGGCAAAGGGTTTAATGTAATCTTTTTTAACAAGCCTCATACTCAAACGGTTGCGTCCAATGAAAATAATAATGTTGCTGTACAAGCTCCTGTACAAAATAGAGAATCAAATTCTAATATAAATTCACAACAAAAGGTTTATAATACTGAAACTAAAAGTAGCGAAGATTCTAAAGCAAGCAGTGAAGAAAACAATAAAAGTACCGTTAACGAACCTCAAACTAACAATGTAAAGAACTCAAAAAATTTGTTGTATAAAGTTAGGTTGGGGCCGTTTGACGATGAACAAGACAGTGTTGGAACAAAAAATGAACTTTTTAAGTTGGGTTATTCAAGTATTCTTTTGAAAGCCAATGGTGCTTATTGGTTGCAACTGGCTGCTTTGAATAACAGGGAAGATGCATTAAATCTTGTTAATAATTTAAAATTAAAAGGAATTAATGCAAAAATTATTAGTGAACAATGA
- a CDS encoding rod shape-determining protein codes for MKFSNDVGIDLGTANTVVYVRGKGIVTQEPSVVAYNIEKKQTVAVGMEAKNMLGRTPSNIVAIRPLKDGVIADFETTEMMLRYFIKKAISTGIFKPRIIVGIPSGITGVERRAVIEASQRAGGREAYIIEEPMAAAIGSGLPIDEPKGCLIIDIGGGTTEVAVISLGGMVVAKSLRVAGDELDDVIMEYCKKEYNLLIGERTAEDVKINIASAYPQREEKNMEVRGRDLITGLPKSLNLTSIEIREVISPIVDQITETIRLTAEQTPPELASDIMERGAMLAGGGALLKGLDKYISEKLKIPVYLAEDPLLAVAEGIGKVLEDIDRFGHVFKN; via the coding sequence ATGAAATTTTCTAATGATGTTGGCATTGATTTAGGTACTGCAAATACAGTAGTTTATGTTCGCGGAAAAGGAATAGTTACCCAGGAGCCCTCAGTAGTTGCTTATAATATCGAGAAGAAGCAGACAGTAGCTGTAGGGATGGAAGCAAAAAATATGCTTGGTAGAACTCCTTCAAATATAGTTGCTATTAGACCGCTAAAAGATGGGGTGATAGCTGATTTTGAAACTACCGAAATGATGCTCAGATATTTTATAAAAAAGGCTATTTCAACTGGTATTTTTAAGCCAAGAATCATAGTTGGGATACCTTCAGGCATTACAGGAGTCGAGAGAAGAGCAGTAATTGAAGCTTCACAAAGAGCTGGTGGCAGAGAGGCATATATAATCGAAGAGCCGATGGCTGCTGCAATTGGATCTGGTTTGCCTATTGACGAACCTAAGGGTTGCTTGATTATCGATATAGGTGGTGGAACTACTGAAGTAGCTGTTATTTCTCTTGGCGGCATGGTTGTTGCAAAGAGTTTAAGGGTTGCAGGTGATGAACTGGACGATGTGATAATGGAATATTGTAAAAAAGAGTACAATTTACTTATCGGCGAGAGAACTGCCGAAGATGTAAAAATTAATATTGCCTCTGCCTATCCGCAGAGAGAAGAAAAAAATATGGAAGTCAGAGGAAGAGACCTAATTACTGGCTTACCAAAGAGTTTAAACTTAACTTCGATTGAAATTAGAGAGGTCATAAGCCCTATAGTAGATCAAATAACTGAAACCATAAGGCTCACAGCAGAGCAAACTCCTCCAGAGCTTGCTTCTGATATTATGGAAAGAGGTGCTATGCTTGCTGGAGGTGGAGCTCTCCTTAAGGGATTAGACAAATATATATCTGAAAAGCTCAAAATACCTGTTTATTTGGCAGAGGATCCACTGCTCGCAGTTGCCGAAGGTATTGGAAAGGTCTTGGAGGACATAGATAGATTTGGTCATGTTTTTAAAAACTAA
- the mreC gene encoding rod shape-determining protein MreC, whose translation MANIANDNISLNKEVEDLRKQNEQLRLSYALLLKDAQSLSNEKAFQNFQSQHPKFKLLKATILYRTEPFYQDLIINVGYDNGIKTGMPVISDGCIIGLISDVAGTYSRVSYIGDKTVKIPVKLNGSNLYGILEGTGSEQLLFNVPSVFVAIHPLEVLVTASVPSSLLPPDIPVAKVMGLHDVGSLNTVFTALPIKQIQMVDDVWVYLGS comes from the coding sequence TTGGCTAATATTGCCAATGATAATATCAGCCTTAATAAAGAAGTTGAAGATTTGAGAAAACAAAATGAGCAGTTAAGGCTTTCGTATGCCTTACTTCTAAAAGATGCTCAAAGTTTATCTAATGAAAAGGCCTTTCAAAATTTTCAATCTCAACACCCAAAATTTAAACTTTTGAAAGCTACTATTTTATATAGAACTGAGCCTTTTTATCAAGATCTAATTATTAATGTAGGTTATGATAATGGAATAAAAACGGGAATGCCTGTAATTTCTGACGGCTGTATCATAGGATTAATTTCTGACGTTGCTGGTACTTATTCAAGGGTTTCATATATTGGAGACAAAACGGTAAAAATTCCTGTAAAACTGAATGGATCGAATTTATATGGAATTCTGGAGGGTACTGGTTCTGAGCAGTTACTCTTTAATGTTCCAAGTGTATTTGTAGCAATTCATCCTCTTGAAGTTTTGGTAACTGCAAGTGTCCCATCATCACTTTTGCCTCCAGATATTCCCGTTGCGAAGGTTATGGGTCTTCATGACGTTGGCAGTTTGAACACTGTTTTTACTGCTTTGCCTATAAAACAAATACAGATGGTTGATGACGTATGGGTCTATCTTGGAAGTTGA
- the mrdA gene encoding penicillin-binding protein 2, whose product MKIRRREFLSLGFLGLLWTVLNYRLISLAMFSGDEFKQVTIDSTTRIFPVPAPRGKIFDRKGLPMAYDNSAHAIMFIAKDDNNAMELADSIGPIINQDTSKIYDAIKKSVGNPYPYILHEKLDNKQYLSLSELTFRQKGFRLIEIPMRNYPLKNVGCHTIGYVGEASERDLKEFPYLHPNQIVGKTGVELVKDKELRGQDGADITIVDAFGNIQKRFQGTKPIPGENIKINIDSDLQEHAQKLLAERPGALVAIDPRSGEILTIASSPDFDPNKMVYGMSQKDWNDILKEEHPFVNRALSSFPPGSTFKIAVSVAALEEGVTTPEEMFYCPGYLKVGDHTFYCWLPGGHGHLHIEKAIAQSCDVVFYTLGLRLGPEKIRYYANKFGINLPSGLQLPGEETGFLPTQEWKEKKFNDVWYDGDTVNMSIGQGFVRTTPLDIARMMSIFVNKGSFAGCKLINGSYSSYDGLKFSEKTFEVVREGLRKAVLEGTAEILNSDKYTAIAKTGTAEDPPRKKPHSWIVAAAPYDAPEIVVCVFFEHIGEGASFSGPVAKSYLDYYFSNPGLRER is encoded by the coding sequence ATGAAAATTAGGAGAAGAGAATTTTTGTCTCTTGGCTTCTTAGGATTGCTTTGGACGGTACTAAACTATAGGCTTATATCGTTGGCTATGTTTAGTGGTGATGAGTTTAAACAGGTAACAATTGACAGTACTACAAGAATTTTCCCTGTTCCGGCTCCAAGAGGAAAAATTTTTGATAGAAAAGGATTGCCTATGGCTTATGACAATTCGGCGCATGCGATAATGTTTATAGCTAAAGATGATAACAATGCTATGGAACTAGCTGACAGCATAGGGCCAATCATTAATCAGGATACTTCCAAGATCTATGATGCTATCAAGAAAAGTGTAGGAAACCCATATCCTTATATACTTCATGAGAAATTAGACAATAAACAATATCTTAGCTTATCTGAGCTCACTTTTAGGCAAAAGGGATTTAGGCTTATTGAGATTCCCATGAGAAATTACCCACTAAAAAATGTAGGATGCCATACCATAGGTTATGTTGGTGAAGCTTCAGAAAGAGATCTAAAAGAATTTCCCTATCTTCATCCAAATCAGATTGTTGGCAAAACTGGTGTGGAATTAGTAAAGGATAAGGAGCTAAGAGGACAGGACGGCGCCGATATTACAATTGTAGATGCTTTTGGAAATATACAGAAGAGATTTCAGGGAACCAAGCCAATACCAGGCGAAAATATAAAAATAAATATTGATTCTGATCTTCAAGAACATGCCCAAAAACTTTTGGCAGAGAGGCCTGGGGCTCTTGTGGCTATTGATCCGCGAAGTGGCGAAATATTGACTATTGCAAGCTCTCCAGATTTTGATCCAAACAAGATGGTTTATGGAATGTCACAAAAAGACTGGAACGACATCTTAAAAGAGGAGCATCCCTTTGTAAATAGAGCTCTCTCATCTTTCCCGCCTGGATCTACTTTTAAAATAGCAGTTAGCGTTGCTGCTCTGGAAGAGGGAGTTACTACTCCAGAAGAGATGTTTTATTGCCCTGGATATCTAAAAGTTGGAGATCACACTTTCTATTGCTGGCTTCCAGGTGGACATGGTCATCTTCATATTGAGAAGGCTATCGCTCAATCATGTGATGTAGTATTTTATACTCTGGGTTTAAGATTGGGACCAGAAAAAATAAGATATTATGCTAACAAGTTTGGTATTAATCTGCCTAGTGGTTTGCAATTGCCTGGAGAAGAAACAGGCTTTCTGCCTACACAAGAATGGAAAGAAAAAAAATTTAATGATGTTTGGTATGATGGTGATACAGTTAATATGTCTATTGGTCAGGGGTTTGTTCGTACTACGCCATTGGATATAGCAAGGATGATGAGCATTTTTGTGAACAAAGGAAGCTTTGCAGGATGTAAATTAATTAATGGCTCATATTCATCTTATGATGGTTTAAAGTTTAGCGAGAAAACATTTGAAGTGGTTAGAGAGGGATTGAGGAAGGCAGTTTTAGAGGGAACGGCTGAGATCTTGAATAGCGATAAGTATACCGCAATAGCAAAAACAGGTACAGCAGAAGATCCTCCCAGGAAAAAGCCTCACTCCTGGATAGTTGCAGCAGCTCCTTATGATGCTCCTGAAATTGTAGTTTGTGTTTTTTTTGAACACATTGGCGAAGGTGCTTCATTTTCTGGACCAGTAGCAAAGTCTTATTTAGATTATTATTTTTCTAATCCTGGTTTGAGGGAAAGGTGA
- a CDS encoding septum site-determining protein MinC, producing MVFEIQPLCDLEISFIEQLKLKLAKFEEIESFKFEDLDLTDKGVKSVEGIDDRICFDKMPTKYIYKSLRSGQKVDFKGNVIILGDVNPGSKISAGGSVIVLGSLKGVVQAGILDVCSIVFALDFDPVQLQIGGFFELSTDDSKDLNDNVVAYYKDNKINIESWKGRKFLIGE from the coding sequence GTGGTTTTTGAAATTCAACCTTTATGCGATCTAGAGATTTCTTTTATTGAACAGCTTAAGCTTAAATTAGCTAAGTTTGAGGAAATTGAATCATTTAAATTTGAGGACTTAGATTTAACTGATAAGGGTGTCAAAAGTGTTGAGGGTATTGATGATAGAATATGTTTTGATAAAATGCCTACTAAATATATTTATAAAAGCCTGAGATCTGGCCAAAAAGTTGATTTTAAAGGAAATGTTATAATTTTAGGTGATGTAAATCCGGGTTCAAAAATTTCTGCTGGTGGCTCTGTTATAGTGCTTGGTAGCCTAAAAGGAGTCGTCCAGGCTGGGATTTTAGATGTTTGTTCCATTGTTTTTGCTTTAGATTTTGACCCAGTTCAATTGCAAATTGGCGGTTTTTTTGAGCTGTCAACAGATGATAGTAAGGATTTGAACGATAATGTGGTTGCTTACTATAAAGATAATAAAATAAATATTGAGTCCTGGAAGGGACGAAAATTCTTGATAGGGGAGTGA
- the minD gene encoding septum site-determining protein MinD translates to MGKCIVVTSGKGGVGKTTTSANLGGGLASLGKSVLLADIDIGLRNLDIILGLEKRIVYDVMDVMEGRCKIQQAIVRDKRISSLYLLAASQIHDKSDLAGLIDRFGEIIKGLKNEFDYVILDSPAGIEQGFMAASNFADEAIVVTTPEVTAVRDADRVIGLLEAKGIKDHYLVLNRYRYAMVKSGNMLDVEDVLHILGIQLLGIVPEDPEIIAFANKGELIVTSDITNAGKAFQRISRRLMGEKVDFPSFEENNGLLKKIKDFLRLG, encoded by the coding sequence TTGGGGAAGTGCATTGTAGTAACTTCTGGTAAGGGTGGAGTTGGCAAGACTACTACTTCGGCAAATTTAGGTGGTGGTCTGGCAAGTCTGGGCAAATCAGTATTATTGGCTGACATAGATATTGGTTTGAGGAATCTGGATATTATCCTGGGCCTTGAAAAGAGAATTGTGTACGATGTAATGGATGTAATGGAGGGAAGATGCAAGATTCAACAGGCTATTGTAAGGGATAAAAGAATAAGTTCTTTGTATCTACTTGCAGCTTCTCAGATTCACGACAAATCTGATCTTGCTGGGCTTATAGACAGGTTTGGTGAGATTATAAAGGGTTTGAAAAATGAATTTGATTATGTAATCCTTGATTCGCCTGCAGGTATTGAGCAAGGATTTATGGCCGCTTCAAATTTTGCTGATGAAGCCATTGTTGTTACAACGCCTGAAGTCACTGCTGTAAGGGATGCAGATAGGGTAATAGGCTTGTTGGAAGCAAAGGGGATTAAGGATCACTATCTTGTTCTAAATAGGTATAGGTATGCAATGGTTAAGTCGGGCAACATGCTTGATGTGGAGGATGTATTGCATATATTGGGGATTCAACTTTTAGGCATTGTTCCCGAAGATCCAGAGATTATTGCCTTTGCTAATAAAGGTGAGCTTATTGTGACCTCTGATATAACGAATGCCGGTAAAGCCTTCCAGAGAATTTCAAGGAGACTAATGGGAGAAAAGGTTGATTTTCCTTCTTTTGAAGAAAATAATGGATTGTTAAAAAAGATTAAAGACTTTTTAAGGCTAGGTTAG
- the minE gene encoding cell division topological specificity factor MinE — MDFLFKKEDKNSTIAKERLQFVLTFDRLSINPALQEKIREEIIQVIGKYMEIDEEAANVFVESTESDLSHLIVNIPLKRKR; from the coding sequence TTGGACTTTTTATTCAAAAAGGAAGACAAGAACTCAACAATTGCAAAAGAGAGACTACAGTTTGTTTTGACATTTGATAGGCTTTCTATAAACCCTGCTTTACAGGAAAAAATTAGAGAAGAGATTATACAGGTTATTGGTAAATATATGGAAATAGATGAAGAAGCTGCAAATGTTTTTGTTGAATCAACAGAATCTGATCTTAGCCATCTTATTGTGAATATTCCACTTAAAAGAAAAAGATAG
- a CDS encoding FtsW/RodA/SpoVE family cell cycle protein: MVTVLTIWGMVNIFSVTYSNVYLTNGNRYIFVIKQFAWYLISVVLMLISSYIGERHIFDNSKKIYFFGIFVLLFTIIFGQVALGSRRWLSLGPFSFQPSEFLKLLVAIHLSKIFTSNNKDYIVILNSILYSVIPFVIVSLQPDLGTALAILFLWLVGFAFYGFDMIIYLVFAAVVLSFFVYFFKLLLIILIPLVLYILFKVKKSKLSIILISSLILISAISGPIGWNTLHNYQKERLLAFVNPFQDPTGTGYHLIQSQAAVVSGGLFGKGFLNGTHTQLHFIPEQHTDFIFSAVVEEWGLIGGFLTILLEFLVVLRILQIGFEIKGYLGYFCVLWSFLISFHTFVNVGMVLGVMPVTGIPLPFVSYGGTFLMTNFIALGLISSMHYHNKNWSFK, translated from the coding sequence ATGGTTACTGTTTTAACTATATGGGGAATGGTTAACATTTTTAGTGTTACTTATTCCAATGTCTATTTAACAAATGGTAATCGATATATATTTGTAATAAAGCAATTCGCCTGGTATTTAATTTCAGTTGTTTTAATGTTAATTTCTTCATACATAGGAGAAAGACACATATTTGACAATTCAAAAAAGATATACTTTTTTGGGATTTTTGTTTTATTGTTTACTATTATTTTCGGACAGGTGGCGCTTGGGTCGAGAAGGTGGCTGTCTTTGGGCCCTTTTTCATTTCAGCCTTCGGAATTCTTAAAACTTTTGGTTGCGATCCACCTGTCAAAGATCTTTACTTCGAATAATAAAGATTATATTGTAATACTTAACTCAATACTTTATTCTGTAATTCCATTCGTAATTGTTTCTTTGCAACCAGATCTTGGTACTGCTTTGGCAATTCTATTTCTCTGGTTGGTAGGATTTGCATTTTACGGTTTCGATATGATTATTTATCTTGTTTTTGCTGCAGTAGTATTATCGTTTTTTGTGTACTTTTTTAAGTTACTCTTGATAATATTAATCCCTCTTGTTCTCTATATACTTTTTAAGGTTAAAAAAAGCAAATTATCTATCATTTTAATATCTTCACTTATTTTAATATCTGCTATTTCTGGTCCTATAGGCTGGAATACATTGCACAATTATCAAAAAGAAAGATTATTAGCTTTTGTCAATCCATTTCAAGATCCAACTGGAACTGGTTACCATCTTATTCAGTCTCAGGCGGCAGTTGTTTCTGGCGGCTTATTTGGTAAGGGTTTTTTAAATGGTACGCATACTCAACTTCACTTTATCCCAGAACAGCACACTGATTTTATTTTTAGTGCAGTTGTTGAGGAGTGGGGTTTAATTGGCGGCTTTTTAACGATATTATTAGAATTTTTAGTGGTATTAAGGATCCTTCAAATCGGCTTTGAGATTAAAGGATATCTGGGTTATTTTTGTGTATTATGGTCTTTTTTAATCTCTTTTCACACCTTTGTAAACGTTGGCATGGTATTAGGCGTTATGCCAGTTACTGGCATACCTCTGCCTTTTGTATCTTATGGCGGCACTTTTTTAATGACAAATTTTATTGCTTTAGGTTTAATAAGCAGTATGCATTATCATAACAAAAATTGGTCATTTAAATGA
- a CDS encoding EamA family transporter — MILTGYLFISLSCVLWGLLGPVAELLYRSGFNASDVVFFRLFGVFLIGFIPLFRDIRYLYSKRLFYPLLLFALFTIIEWFSFFTSVKLNGIFISVLLLYTAPFFITIFAKYFFKEKLTKWLIFCVLLGFFGIILLFITSYDSKSINPGITMIFGLISGISYAINSMFGKYFSNYILPLKLTLYRFSTATLIYFPFVSFNIFLRKYSFHNIMEIFYLIFFPGIIAYFLFYYGLSRVEISKAAVFTFIEPLVGSVAAIVFFQETLGYKLIGATFILFGIFGTLLNPVLASRKINWLNGKK, encoded by the coding sequence ATGATCCTTACTGGTTACCTTTTTATCTCACTTAGTTGTGTTTTATGGGGTCTTTTAGGGCCTGTTGCTGAGCTTCTGTACAGGTCTGGATTTAACGCAAGCGATGTGGTCTTTTTTAGGCTATTCGGAGTATTTTTAATTGGTTTTATACCACTTTTTAGAGATATTAGGTATTTATATTCCAAAAGACTATTTTATCCCCTGCTTTTGTTTGCATTATTTACCATTATTGAATGGTTTTCTTTTTTTACTTCAGTTAAGTTAAACGGAATATTTATCTCTGTATTGCTTTTATACACTGCTCCTTTCTTTATCACTATATTTGCAAAGTATTTTTTTAAGGAAAAGCTTACAAAGTGGCTAATATTTTGTGTTCTATTGGGATTTTTTGGCATTATACTACTTTTTATCACCAGTTATGATAGCAAGAGCATAAATCCTGGAATAACTATGATATTTGGTCTTATTTCTGGGATTTCGTATGCAATTAATAGTATGTTTGGAAAATATTTTTCAAATTATATATTGCCACTTAAGCTCACACTTTATAGATTTTCGACTGCAACTTTGATATATTTTCCTTTTGTAAGTTTCAATATATTTCTTAGAAAATATTCATTCCATAATATTATGGAAATATTTTATTTAATATTTTTTCCTGGAATTATAGCTTATTTTTTGTTTTACTATGGCTTGAGCAGAGTAGAGATTTCGAAAGCAGCTGTTTTTACCTTTATTGAGCCATTAGTTGGCAGTGTTGCCGCAATTGTATTTTTTCAAGAAACTCTTGGGTATAAGCTAATAGGGGCTACCTTTATACTGTTTGGAATTTTTGGAACGCTATTAAATCCTGTTCTTGCAAGCAGAAAAATTAATTGGTTAAATGGAAAAAAATAA